DNA from Verrucomicrobiia bacterium:
TCCCAATGATTTGGACCTATCAGACAACCAAGCAAAAGCCGAACTGATGTGGGCGGGGCGAATTGCACAATGCGAAGAACAACTCGCCACGTTGAAGAAACTGGACCGGGAAAAACTGCTCAATACGTTGCCCTCCATTCATCAGGACGGCCAATTCATAGAACTGCTTCAGCAATTAAATCTCGCCGAGCAGGGCCGGCTCACCGCTATTGCCAAGTATGACGCCGGCAATCCAAATGTGAGGCGTGCAGATGCTCTTGTGGAAGATTTGCGTCAAAAGGTAAACGACCGCGCAGACGGAATAATGACCGCCCTCGAAACACAGTTGGAATCCCTCAAGGCGGGACAGGAGGCAACCCGGGAATACTACGCGAAAATCAAATCCGGTGCGACCATTGCCGCCAAATCAGCGTCTGGGGAAGCCCCCATCACCACCGTCCCGGACGAGGAGGAGGCTGAAATCCGCCGCATTCAGGCGATGATCCAGAACAGCCCGGACCTCATCAATTCGACATCGGGCGAAGACAAGCTCACGCCACTCTGCCGTGCGGCGATGAAAGGGCAGTTGCGTGTCGCCGCTTTTCTGCTCGATCACGGGGCAGACATCAACTTGAACAGCCCGTTGCGGCTCGCGGCCATCAACGGGCACAAGACGATGGTCGAATTGCTGCTCGACCGGAAAGCCGCCGTGGATGCCCGCAGCAACGCCGGCTTCACCGCGCTGTATGATGTGGCGGGGCGCGGCTACAAGGCGGTTGCCGAGGTGCTCCTGGCCCACGGTGCGGATGTCAACGCGAAGGCCGATGATGGCCGGACGCCATTGCATCGCGCCTCCGATCCCGACGATCCGGCCATGATCGCGCTGCTGCTCGCGCACGGGGCCAACGTCAACGCCACGGACAACAAAGGCAAAACGCCGCTCATCACCTGCGCGATGAACCGCCAGAACGCCCGGGCGATGGCGGCTTTGCTTGCGGCGAAAGCCCAGGTGGACGTGATCGACAATGACGGGCGAACGGCGCTGAGTTACGCCGCCGAGCTGGGCCAGGACGAGAACGTGAAGCTGCTGCTCGCCGCGAATGCGGACCCGAACGCAGGCCAGGCGAACCTGCCGTTGCTGGGCGCCATCAAGAGCAAAAACGCAGGCACTGTCGAGGCATTGCTCCAGGCGGGGGCGGACGCGAATCGAGCCGCGAAGGTGACCTGGCCAATCCAATCCGTCGGCATGTTCCATCCTCAAGGGCTGGACGGCGTAACGCCACTGGCGTTCGCCATGACCGCGCCGCGTCTCGATGTGGTCAAGCTGCTGCTCGCGCACAAGGCCGATCCCAACGGCCGGCAGTTGGGCGGAAGCATGCCGCTGATTTTCGCCGCCTGGAATGACGCCGAGATGATGAAAGCCTTTCTCGACGCGGGCGCGAATCCGAATGCGGAGGACAACGCAAGCGAACCGCGCACCCCGCTGACTCTGGCCACTGATCCCAAAGTCATCAAGTTGCTGCTGGTGGCGGGCGCCAATCCCGAAGCACGGCTTGGCGGCGGGACGCCGCTCATCAACGCGGTCGTTCGCAAGGATCGCGCGGCCGCGGCGGCGTTGTTGGAGGGCGGCGCCCAAGTGAACGCCAGAACCACGGACGGCCGGACGCCATTGCACATCGCCGCCCAGATCCATGATTCGGAGCTCATCGCCCTGCTGCTCGCGCACAAAGCCGATGTGAACGCGCGGGATAATCAGGGGCTGACACCGCTGGATTATGCGGAAGGCAAGGGGGGTGGAAATATGATTTTGGGCGGCACACTGGCGATTCCCCCGCCTGGTTTGCCCATGCCTGGCTCGCCAATTTCGTATCAGTGGAGCAATGGGCAGGGCGCCGCAAAGCCCGAACCGACTCCGGTCGCCGACCTGCTGCGCGAACATGGCGGGCTGGCCAATTTGCCCAATATGGACCGCATCATGGTGAGCCGGCCCGCCGCCAACTACGCACAGGCCGTGTTTTACAAGAGCACGAACGACTGGAATCGCTTCACCCTGCTCGACGTGTTGTATAACCACTATGCGCCCGCGCCAGGTGCCGCCCCGGGAAATTCAACGTTTCAGGATCGGTTGCGGAACATCATTGCCGGATCAACAGCCCGCGAGCCGCGCTTTCCTGACTTGCGCCACCTGACCATCGTTCGTCCCAGTCCAAAAGCGGGCCAGCCGGCCGCCCGGATTCAGGTGAATCTTTTTAACGCAACCAACGCGATCGACTGCGCCAAGGATGTCCCGTTGGAGTTTGGCGACACCGTCGAAATCCCCGAGCGGCTGCACTCGTTGGAAGAGGCGCCCATCGGGCTGAACGCGGCGGAACTCACCGCCATCGCCGCATGCCGGCAGGGCACGGTTTCACTGGTGTTCCAATCCCGGAAAACCCCACTGACCGTGGGCGGGTATCGGGAGGCGGCGCTCATCGGCTCGATTCTGGGCAGTGACGCCGCGCGGCGCGTGCTGCTGTCCACGGCCGACCTCAGCCGGGTGAAGGTCACACGGCGCGAATCGGATAACGCCCGGCCGCAGGTGTGGACCGTGGATTGCAGCAACCCGAACCAGGCGCCCGACCTCTGGCTGCGCGATGGCGACGTGGTCGAAGTGCCCGAGAAGTGAGGTGAAATGCACCGCGGAGGCGCGGAGATGCGATGCTGGAGCACCGACCTTTGGCCGGCTTTCGATGTGTGCGCGATTTAAGCCGGCAAAATGCCGGGGGCTCCCGCGACGCTGACGTGGGGTTTCCCAACTCAGATTTGCCAGTCGGGCATATAACCTTCGCGGTCGCGCTTGTTCAGGATTTTCACGTTCGGATCCTCCTGGACGACGAGCGAATGCGGCGGGACGCTGTGGGTGAGAAACACGCTCGCGCCAATCGTGCTGTCGGCCCCAATGACGGTCTCGCCACCCACGATGGTGGCACCGGCATAAATCGTCACGCGGTCTTCGAGCGTGGGATGGCGCTTCTTGCCGCGCAACTGCTGGCCGGCGGCCAGCGAGCGCGCCACGAGCCCAACGCCCTGATACATCTTCACGTGGTTGCCGATTTCCGACGTCTCGCCCACGACGGTGCCGGTGCAGTGGTCCACGAAGAAGTGCGTGCCGATCTGCGCCCCCGGATGCAAATCCATGCCGGTGCGGGCGTGCGCCCACTCGGTCATGATGCGCGGAATCAGCGGCACGTCGTGCCGGTAAAGCGCGTGGGCCGCGCGCTGGACGGCGATGCCCTCCACGAACGGATAAGCGACGATCACTTCTTCGCGGCTGAGCGCCGCCGGATCGCCGTTGTAAGCCGCGTCAATGTCGGTTTGCAGCAGTTCGCGGATGGCGGGGAGCTGGCCGAGGAATTGCAGGGTCAGCGCGTGGGCCGCCCCGTGGATTTCCTTCTTGGACAGGCCGGCCGGCGGTTTGTATTCGAGAGCTTTGACCATTTCCGCCTCCAGGCTGGTGCGGACGGTGTTCAGCAGGGTTTCCGTGTTGGCACGCAGTTCCGAGGAATGCTGCAATTGTTCGGCAAAAAAGCCAGGAAACAGCAGGCACAACAGGTCCTCAGTGATGGCGGCGATCTGCTGCTTGGACGGCAGGTTCTTGCCGTCCACGTGGTTGATGCCGCCGAGCCGCTTGTAGGAATCGACCAGCCGGTCCGTCAACTGGGCAATGGTTGGTTGCACGCGCGCAGTATCCGGCAGGTCCCGGCGGGTGGCAAGGGCAGGACGAAGGTTGCGCCGGTTTGGGCGGGCGGCTTAGACTGGCCGCGCGTGACCCGCGCCCGGAAACCGACCAACCCAAGCAATGAAAGTCAGCGGCTTCACCTTCCTCCGCAACGGACAGAAGTTTGGCTACCCCTTTGTGCAATCCATCCGCTCCGTGCTGCCGCTGGTGGATGAATTCGTCGTGGCCCTCGGACCTTGTGACGACGCCACGGAAACGTTGGTGCGCGGCATCGGCGACCCGAAGCTCCGCATCATCCCCACACAATGGAACGAGCGCATCCGCAGTGATTACAGCGTGAAGGGTTTCGTCTATGGCCAGCAGAAGTCCATCGCGCTGTTCAACTGCACCGGCGACTGGGCTTTTTACCTCGAAGCCGACGAGGTGCTGCACGAAAACGACCTGCCGAAAATCCGCCGCGCCATGGAGCACCACCTGCCCGACGA
Protein-coding regions in this window:
- a CDS encoding serine acetyltransferase — its product is MQPTIAQLTDRLVDSYKRLGGINHVDGKNLPSKQQIAAITEDLLCLLFPGFFAEQLQHSSELRANTETLLNTVRTSLEAEMVKALEYKPPAGLSKKEIHGAAHALTLQFLGQLPAIRELLQTDIDAAYNGDPAALSREEVIVAYPFVEGIAVQRAAHALYRHDVPLIPRIMTEWAHARTGMDLHPGAQIGTHFFVDHCTGTVVGETSEIGNHVKMYQGVGLVARSLAAGQQLRGKKRHPTLEDRVTIYAGATIVGGETVIGADSTIGASVFLTHSVPPHSLVVQEDPNVKILNKRDREGYMPDWQI
- a CDS encoding ankyrin repeat domain-containing protein, which translates into the protein MALLPLAARAATNELSTALQTGLFEEEANRNLPAAIEAYEKVAKQFDQNRALAATAIFRLGEVNRKLGKTNEAAVFYQRILREFSDQDTLAKLSQQNLAGMGIITSSKNTPATPNDLDLSDNQAKAELMWAGRIAQCEEQLATLKKLDREKLLNTLPSIHQDGQFIELLQQLNLAEQGRLTAIAKYDAGNPNVRRADALVEDLRQKVNDRADGIMTALETQLESLKAGQEATREYYAKIKSGATIAAKSASGEAPITTVPDEEEAEIRRIQAMIQNSPDLINSTSGEDKLTPLCRAAMKGQLRVAAFLLDHGADINLNSPLRLAAINGHKTMVELLLDRKAAVDARSNAGFTALYDVAGRGYKAVAEVLLAHGADVNAKADDGRTPLHRASDPDDPAMIALLLAHGANVNATDNKGKTPLITCAMNRQNARAMAALLAAKAQVDVIDNDGRTALSYAAELGQDENVKLLLAANADPNAGQANLPLLGAIKSKNAGTVEALLQAGADANRAAKVTWPIQSVGMFHPQGLDGVTPLAFAMTAPRLDVVKLLLAHKADPNGRQLGGSMPLIFAAWNDAEMMKAFLDAGANPNAEDNASEPRTPLTLATDPKVIKLLLVAGANPEARLGGGTPLINAVVRKDRAAAAALLEGGAQVNARTTDGRTPLHIAAQIHDSELIALLLAHKADVNARDNQGLTPLDYAEGKGGGNMILGGTLAIPPPGLPMPGSPISYQWSNGQGAAKPEPTPVADLLREHGGLANLPNMDRIMVSRPAANYAQAVFYKSTNDWNRFTLLDVLYNHYAPAPGAAPGNSTFQDRLRNIIAGSTAREPRFPDLRHLTIVRPSPKAGQPAARIQVNLFNATNAIDCAKDVPLEFGDTVEIPERLHSLEEAPIGLNAAELTAIAACRQGTVSLVFQSRKTPLTVGGYREAALIGSILGSDAARRVLLSTADLSRVKVTRRESDNARPQVWTVDCSNPNQAPDLWLRDGDVVEVPEK